Proteins found in one Halobaculum sp. MBLA0147 genomic segment:
- a CDS encoding phosphoribosyltransferase: protein MSDLPDEFDCTITNWEYIYDLCREVSDQVKADHFEPDVVVALARGGWFAGRVLCDFLGLDDLTSLKMEHYVGTGEKSGEPTVRYPMPEGSVDGKDVLIIDDIADTGGSIERAHEYVTDRGAGEVRTATLQLLQTSAFEPEFVGERLDEWAWIVYPWNFIEDMVDLISGVMAKDGDGPYDAGEIRGLLAEYHGVDRIEMEIAQPGRLREVLDEMGRRDVLAETDGEYTLVDGAVSGGTVETDGGTATGDETTDGGTATDEE from the coding sequence ATGAGCGATCTCCCGGACGAGTTCGACTGCACCATCACGAACTGGGAGTACATCTACGACCTCTGTCGGGAGGTCTCCGATCAGGTGAAGGCGGACCACTTCGAGCCGGACGTGGTCGTCGCCCTGGCTCGTGGCGGCTGGTTCGCCGGCCGCGTGTTGTGTGACTTCCTCGGGCTCGACGACCTGACGAGTCTGAAGATGGAACACTACGTCGGGACCGGCGAGAAGTCCGGGGAGCCGACCGTCCGCTACCCGATGCCGGAGGGGAGCGTCGACGGGAAGGACGTGCTCATCATCGACGACATCGCCGACACGGGTGGGTCCATCGAGCGCGCCCACGAGTACGTCACCGACCGTGGAGCCGGCGAGGTGCGGACGGCGACGCTGCAGTTGCTCCAGACCTCCGCGTTCGAGCCGGAGTTCGTCGGGGAACGACTCGACGAGTGGGCCTGGATCGTCTACCCGTGGAACTTCATCGAGGACATGGTGGACCTGATCTCCGGCGTGATGGCGAAAGACGGCGACGGCCCCTACGACGCGGGGGAGATCCGTGGACTGTTGGCCGAGTACCACGGTGTCGACCGGATCGAGATGGAGATCGCCCAGCCCGGTCGGCTCCGCGAGGTGCTCGACGAGATGGGCCGCCGCGACGTCCTCGCCGAGACCGACGGTGAGTACACGCTCGTCGACGGCGCCGTCTCCGGGGGCACGGTCGAGACGGACGGCGGGACGGCGACCGGTGACGAGACGACGGACGGCGGGACGGCGACCGACGAGGAGTGA
- the lysA gene encoding diaminopimelate decarboxylase, whose protein sequence is MRRLDDWDATRLEGLADQYDTPLYVIDRERVRENLRRFRDAVESALPNPRVMYAAKANTGPAVLEAVLETGTEIECAARGELQRAIAAGAEPDTLRYTAVNPPAADLDYAVELASDHPELTVTAGARDTFDRLAERGYDGRVAVRVNPGIGTGHHEKVATGKDAKFGIPAEEVPAVAADLAERFELVGLHAHVGSGVLHDDLDDHCRAIETVADLARETAAHLADTPATGVDAPAAAFEFVDFGGGFGVPYRPDEAPLDLSVVAERVAAAVGELPARVELEPGRYVAADAGTLLTRVNTVKETPETTVVGVDASLATLVRPAMFDAYHAVRNVSGADRETVSASVGGPCCTSADVFCTDRPLAAPERGDLLAVGNAGAYGYELASRFHSQPLPAEVAVDGDEARVRRERETMADVTRLERD, encoded by the coding sequence GTGCGACGGCTCGACGACTGGGACGCGACGCGACTGGAGGGGCTCGCCGACCAGTACGACACCCCACTGTACGTGATCGACCGCGAGCGGGTCCGCGAGAACCTCCGGCGGTTCCGCGACGCCGTCGAGAGCGCGCTCCCGAACCCGCGGGTGATGTACGCCGCGAAGGCGAACACCGGTCCCGCGGTGTTGGAGGCGGTGTTGGAGACCGGGACGGAGATCGAGTGTGCCGCTCGCGGGGAACTCCAGCGAGCGATCGCAGCCGGCGCGGAGCCCGACACGCTCCGGTACACGGCGGTGAACCCGCCCGCAGCGGACCTCGACTACGCCGTCGAACTCGCGAGCGACCACCCGGAGCTGACGGTGACGGCCGGCGCCCGCGACACGTTCGACCGGCTCGCGGAGCGCGGCTACGACGGGCGCGTCGCGGTCCGCGTCAACCCCGGTATCGGTACCGGTCACCACGAGAAGGTGGCGACCGGGAAGGACGCCAAGTTCGGCATCCCGGCCGAGGAGGTGCCCGCGGTCGCGGCCGACCTGGCCGAGCGGTTCGAACTGGTCGGCCTCCACGCACACGTCGGGAGCGGGGTGCTCCACGACGACCTCGACGACCACTGTCGCGCGATCGAGACCGTCGCGGACCTCGCACGCGAGACGGCCGCGCACCTCGCGGACACGCCCGCGACGGGTGTCGACGCCCCCGCGGCCGCCTTCGAGTTCGTCGACTTCGGCGGCGGGTTCGGGGTGCCGTACCGTCCCGACGAGGCGCCGTTGGACCTGTCGGTCGTCGCCGAGCGAGTCGCCGCGGCGGTCGGCGAGTTGCCGGCGCGGGTGGAGTTGGAGCCCGGTCGGTACGTCGCCGCGGACGCCGGAACGCTGCTCACGCGGGTCAACACGGTGAAGGAGACGCCGGAGACGACGGTCGTCGGCGTCGACGCCTCGCTGGCGACGCTGGTTCGGCCGGCGATGTTCGACGCCTACCACGCCGTCCGGAACGTCTCCGGCGCCGACCGCGAGACGGTGTCCGCCTCCGTGGGCGGGCCGTGTTGCACGTCGGCAGACGTGTTCTGTACGGATCGCCCGCTGGCGGCGCCCGAACGCGGCGACCTGCTCGCCGTTGGCAACGCCGGCGCGTACGGCTACGAACTCGCGAGTCGCTTCCACTCACAGCCACTCCCAGCCGAGGTCGCCGTCGACGGCGACGAGGCTCGTGTGCGACGCGAGCGGGAGACGATGGCCGACGTGACGCGACTCGAACGGGACTGA
- a CDS encoding protein-L-isoaspartate O-methyltransferase, with translation MDGPDPELLREDMLDAVEHALGRAPSESVREAMAAVPREAFVSEAPYANRTGDHDGSRVLSPATVARLFDALAAESGEDLLLVGAGVGYTAAVAAEIVGARHVHAVDIARGMVREARGNLASAGYEAVLVDRRNGSNGLPQYAPFDRVLVEAAAVSPPRTLVDQLADDGRLVMPRGRGGDQTVVAVEPDAPSGYETVAEFGPVGLQPLLVDGEQPDAPVRNRTEREDREFAQQGYFAKTGWEQDWIDWDGAE, from the coding sequence ATGGACGGACCGGACCCGGAGTTGCTCCGGGAGGACATGCTCGACGCGGTGGAACACGCGCTGGGGCGGGCACCCAGCGAGTCGGTCCGCGAGGCGATGGCGGCGGTGCCCCGCGAGGCGTTCGTGTCGGAGGCGCCGTACGCCAACCGGACGGGCGACCACGACGGGTCGCGAGTGCTCTCGCCGGCGACGGTCGCGCGACTGTTCGACGCGTTGGCGGCCGAGTCGGGGGAAGACCTGTTGCTCGTCGGCGCGGGCGTGGGGTACACGGCGGCGGTGGCGGCGGAGATCGTGGGCGCACGACACGTCCACGCGGTCGACATCGCTCGCGGGATGGTGCGGGAGGCGCGCGGCAACCTCGCGTCGGCGGGGTACGAGGCGGTGCTCGTCGACCGGCGGAACGGGTCGAACGGACTCCCGCAGTACGCGCCGTTCGACCGGGTGCTCGTCGAGGCGGCCGCCGTCTCCCCGCCGCGGACGTTGGTGGACCAGTTGGCCGACGACGGGCGACTGGTGATGCCACGGGGGCGTGGCGGCGACCAGACGGTCGTCGCCGTCGAGCCGGACGCACCGAGCGGGTACGAGACGGTCGCGGAGTTCGGACCGGTGGGGCTCCAGCCGCTGCTCGTCGACGGGGAACAGCCGGACGCGCCGGTGCGCAACCGGACGGAACGCGAGGATCGAGAGTTCGCCCAGCAGGGGTACTTCGCGAAGACGGGCTGGGAGCAGGACTGGATCGACTGGGACGGCGCCGAGTGA
- a CDS encoding AEC family transporter, giving the protein MSLAGILAGAILPIVAVAGVGFLLGRTVGVDPAPLNTVVVYVLAPALVLHSLATTTFSGATLARVAGATVAFVLAMTVVGELAGRLLGETEPRLSALVLAATFPNAGNYGIPLSDFAFPDGGRAVAVLYVGVQAVLLYTVGVYVAARAGGGSGRAGVRRVLSIPLVYAVPVALGARWLGVVPPTGSAAMSTLGLVGDSSIPVMLLILGIQLSQTDYGAALSRVGAPTVLKLGVAPAVAVGVATLVGFGDATVARVFVLESAMPAAVTPVILVGEFAEEATIGDSDVSVPEYVSTAVLVTTLLSVPVLTVLIALLRGGLVG; this is encoded by the coding sequence GTGAGTCTCGCGGGTATCCTCGCGGGTGCGATCCTCCCCATCGTCGCCGTCGCCGGCGTCGGCTTCCTCCTGGGACGGACCGTCGGCGTCGACCCGGCCCCGCTGAACACGGTCGTCGTGTACGTGTTGGCGCCCGCGCTCGTCCTCCACAGCCTCGCCACGACCACGTTCTCCGGGGCGACACTGGCGAGAGTCGCCGGCGCGACCGTCGCGTTCGTCCTCGCGATGACCGTCGTCGGCGAACTCGCCGGGCGGCTGCTCGGCGAGACTGAGCCGCGGCTGTCCGCGCTCGTCCTGGCGGCGACGTTCCCGAACGCCGGCAACTACGGCATCCCACTGTCGGACTTCGCCTTCCCCGACGGCGGGCGTGCGGTCGCGGTGTTGTACGTCGGCGTGCAGGCGGTGTTGCTGTACACCGTCGGGGTGTACGTCGCGGCTCGTGCCGGCGGCGGGAGCGGCCGCGCCGGCGTGCGGCGGGTGCTCTCGATCCCACTGGTGTACGCCGTCCCCGTCGCGCTCGGCGCGCGCTGGCTCGGCGTGGTGCCGCCGACCGGCAGCGCGGCGATGTCGACGCTCGGGCTCGTCGGTGACAGTTCGATCCCGGTGATGCTGTTGATACTCGGCATCCAGCTCTCCCAGACGGACTACGGCGCGGCGCTGTCGCGGGTGGGTGCCCCGACGGTGTTGAAACTCGGCGTCGCGCCGGCCGTCGCCGTCGGTGTCGCGACGCTCGTCGGCTTCGGCGACGCCACCGTCGCGCGGGTGTTCGTGTTGGAGTCGGCGATGCCGGCGGCGGTGACGCCGGTGATCCTCGTCGGCGAGTTCGCCGAGGAGGCGACCATCGGCGACTCCGACGTCTCCGTCCCCGAGTACGTCTCGACCGCAGTGCTCGTCACCACGCTGCTGTCCGTTCCCGTCCTCACCGTGTTGATCGCGCTCCTCCGCGGTGGACTGGTCGGCTGA
- a CDS encoding long-chain fatty acid--CoA ligase codes for MDWQTAEADYRPDPTRDSIAATFRASAREHADRPAQRYKGGVYDRSLVRAGVVDAAPADDYATLTYGTVHDVVRHLSYGFRALGVEPGDRVGLFAHTRMEWAQTDFAVLGAGGVVTTVYTSSSEDQVRYLLDDPDADGVVVENRELLERVLAVEDDLSLEFVVVMDGEPHEREDVYTLGEVHELGVDHESELSSGNHETDGTATGRDGESSESDWVVERAPSDPSSLIYTSGTTGQPKGAVLTNRNFLSNVEQCYRRFGPRPDKAETGTPAITPEKTTLSFLPLAHVFERLSGHFLMFAAGATVAYAESPDTLRDDFQLVSPELATSVPRVYEKLYAAIREQASDSGLKRRIFEWATDVGRRHYRAERPGPLLSAKYALADRLVFSTVKEALGGNVDFFISGGGSLSAELCELFHGMGVPVLEGYGLTETSPVVAVNPPEAPQVGTIGPPVQDVEVRLDTRVAPPDTDSEDVGELLVRGPNVFDGYWEKPEKTEAAFVTEAELDAGRDTRSDDASVAGDGGAVETESTPGTATDADESTRWFRTGDVVEIQPDGYIAFRERAKQLLKLSTGKMVPPGPIEDAFAASELVEQAMVLGDARKFVGALLVPNFEAVRSWAAAEGIDLPDSDRMVCREDAVIERIQREVDAVNEDFEKHEQIKQFRLVPDGFTEDNDLLTPTMKKKRRNIESYYEAEIERLYD; via the coding sequence ATGGACTGGCAGACTGCCGAGGCCGACTACCGGCCGGACCCGACGCGTGACTCCATCGCGGCGACGTTCCGGGCGAGCGCACGCGAGCACGCGGACCGGCCCGCACAACGGTACAAAGGTGGGGTGTACGACCGCTCGCTCGTGCGAGCAGGGGTCGTCGACGCTGCGCCGGCCGACGACTACGCGACGTTGACGTACGGGACCGTCCACGACGTCGTCCGACACCTCTCGTACGGGTTCCGGGCGTTGGGAGTGGAGCCGGGCGACAGGGTGGGGCTGTTCGCCCACACGCGCATGGAGTGGGCACAGACCGACTTCGCCGTGTTGGGGGCCGGCGGGGTGGTGACGACGGTGTACACCTCCTCCTCGGAGGACCAGGTGCGGTACCTGCTCGACGACCCAGACGCCGACGGCGTCGTCGTGGAGAACCGGGAACTGCTGGAACGGGTGTTGGCCGTCGAGGACGACCTCTCGCTGGAGTTCGTCGTCGTGATGGACGGCGAGCCACACGAGCGCGAGGACGTGTACACCCTCGGGGAGGTCCACGAGTTGGGTGTCGACCACGAGTCTGAACTGTCGAGCGGTAACCACGAGACAGACGGGACAGCTACCGGCCGCGACGGGGAGTCGAGCGAGTCGGACTGGGTGGTCGAGCGCGCGCCGTCGGACCCGTCGAGTCTGATCTACACCTCCGGGACGACGGGCCAGCCGAAGGGTGCGGTGTTGACGAACCGGAACTTCCTGTCGAACGTCGAGCAGTGTTACCGGCGGTTCGGTCCGCGTCCGGACAAGGCGGAGACGGGAACTCCGGCGATCACCCCCGAGAAGACGACGCTGTCGTTCCTCCCGTTGGCGCACGTCTTCGAGCGCCTCTCGGGACACTTCCTCATGTTCGCCGCCGGTGCGACGGTGGCGTACGCGGAGTCGCCCGACACCCTGCGGGACGACTTCCAACTCGTCTCCCCGGAGTTGGCGACGAGCGTCCCGCGAGTGTACGAGAAGCTGTACGCCGCGATCCGCGAGCAGGCGAGCGACTCGGGGCTCAAACGCCGGATCTTCGAGTGGGCGACGGACGTGGGACGGCGCCACTACCGCGCCGAGCGGCCCGGCCCGCTGCTGTCGGCGAAGTACGCGCTCGCGGACAGACTGGTGTTCTCGACGGTGAAGGAGGCGCTGGGCGGCAACGTCGACTTCTTCATCTCTGGCGGGGGCTCGCTGTCGGCGGAGTTGTGTGAGCTGTTCCACGGGATGGGTGTCCCCGTCTTGGAGGGGTACGGCCTGACGGAGACCTCGCCGGTCGTCGCCGTCAACCCGCCCGAGGCACCGCAGGTCGGCACCATCGGTCCGCCGGTCCAAGACGTAGAGGTCCGTCTCGACACGCGCGTCGCGCCGCCGGACACGGACTCCGAGGACGTGGGCGAACTGCTCGTGCGCGGCCCGAACGTCTTCGACGGCTACTGGGAGAAGCCCGAGAAGACCGAGGCAGCGTTCGTCACCGAGGCGGAACTCGATGCCGGCCGCGACACCCGGTCCGACGACGCGAGCGTCGCGGGCGACGGCGGCGCCGTCGAGACGGAGTCGACACCAGGGACGGCGACGGACGCCGACGAGTCGACGCGCTGGTTCCGGACGGGCGACGTGGTAGAGATCCAGCCGGACGGCTACATCGCGTTCCGCGAGCGCGCCAAGCAACTCCTCAAGCTGTCGACCGGGAAGATGGTGCCGCCGGGTCCAATCGAGGACGCCTTCGCCGCCTCCGAGTTGGTCGAACAGGCGATGGTGTTGGGTGACGCACGGAAGTTCGTCGGTGCCCTCCTGGTACCGAACTTCGAGGCGGTGCGCTCGTGGGCCGCCGCGGAAGGGATCGACCTCCCGGACAGCGACCGCATGGTGTGTCGCGAGGACGCCGTGATCGAGCGCATCCAGCGCGAGGTCGACGCCGTCAACGAGGACTTCGAGAAACACGAACAGATCAAGCAGTTCCGCCTGGTGCCCGACGGGTTCACAGAGGACAACGACCTCTTGACCCCGACGATGAAGAAGAAGCGCCGCAATATCGAGTCCTACTACGAGGCCGAGATCGAGCGACTCTACGACTGA
- a CDS encoding 2,3,4,5-tetrahydropyridine-2,6-dicarboxylate N-succinyltransferase — protein MSALEDEIETLWAAYEDGLDAASASAEQVATVEAFLDALEAGEVRAAEKTGSDVTSWRVNEWVKRGVLLAFGLHETRRREYGGVAYYDVLPLRDTEDLGARGTRNTPDGTVLRRGAYLGADCIAMSPSFVNVGAYVDDGTLVDSCDTVGSCAQIGADVKLGANTLIGGVLEPVEDAPVVIEDGVALGAGCRVTSGFRVGENCVVGENTLLTPNVPVYDLVDEEVYFGHLPAERRAFGRYVESSLGEHDLFGERGAFKPAVVATDLEAETVEATEREEVLRQ, from the coding sequence GTGAGCGCACTCGAAGACGAGATCGAGACGCTGTGGGCGGCGTACGAGGACGGACTCGACGCGGCGTCGGCGTCGGCCGAGCAGGTCGCGACCGTCGAGGCGTTCCTCGACGCCCTGGAGGCCGGCGAGGTGCGTGCCGCGGAGAAGACCGGCTCGGACGTGACGAGCTGGCGGGTCAACGAGTGGGTCAAGCGCGGCGTGTTGCTCGCCTTCGGACTCCACGAGACGCGGCGGCGAGAGTACGGCGGCGTCGCGTACTACGACGTGCTCCCGTTGCGGGACACCGAGGACCTCGGGGCGCGTGGTACCCGCAACACGCCGGACGGGACCGTCCTGCGCCGTGGGGCGTACCTCGGTGCGGACTGTATCGCGATGTCGCCGTCGTTCGTCAACGTCGGCGCCTACGTCGACGACGGCACGCTGGTCGACTCCTGTGACACGGTCGGATCGTGTGCCCAGATCGGCGCGGACGTGAAGCTGGGGGCCAACACCCTGATCGGCGGCGTGCTCGAACCGGTCGAGGACGCCCCGGTCGTGATCGAGGACGGCGTCGCGCTCGGCGCGGGCTGTCGGGTCACCTCCGGGTTCCGCGTCGGCGAGAACTGTGTCGTCGGGGAGAACACGCTGTTGACGCCGAACGTCCCCGTCTACGACCTCGTCGACGAGGAGGTGTACTTCGGCCACCTCCCGGCGGAGCGACGGGCGTTCGGTCGCTACGTCGAGTCGAGTCTCGGCGAGCACGACCTGTTCGGCGAGCGCGGCGCGTTCAAGCCGGCGGTCGTCGCGACCGACTTGGAGGCGGAGACGGTCGAGGCGACGGAACGCGAGGAGGTGCTCCGACAGTGA
- a CDS encoding DolP-mannose mannosyltransferase has product MNDSNPREGLEVTALLESARENAAVAVYFPAFLLLSYTVVLFTLYSVKWPLLVGDPATYLYGGWELATGGSPYRTIWDPKPPGIHVLTGVLTVMGSYDRITVYYLSVGVTGLSAFTTVVLTIELVRGWTESLPAAFSAGVAVVAVPAFFTFFSAGPYTKYYTALFTVGAVLAVDRRRYFLAGAATVSAPLFWHFAAPIVPAVGAVILARFVSGDLSTRELVRSSSGAAVAGALTVLPIVLQGAGVHMLNQTIVAPLIYTGAETTPSLLPLLSEYRGIEGLLLLSVVGFVLLVRSGVRSRDGPKLLIAVLFVWYSVVGTLVGQISGPDIVSFAPIAAVPIGVLIATVSTFDLSAGPVGPHHVLTAAVLLIAVPGFVDIVFQPWYTYRRSGPASEYLAGESVPGCHVRLSDMEKYWIERFGDAGEECIGELKLP; this is encoded by the coding sequence GTGAACGATTCGAACCCGCGGGAGGGTCTCGAAGTGACGGCTCTCCTCGAGTCGGCGAGAGAGAACGCAGCCGTAGCCGTCTACTTCCCTGCGTTCTTGCTCCTCTCGTACACAGTAGTACTGTTCACACTCTACTCGGTCAAGTGGCCGTTGTTGGTCGGTGACCCGGCGACGTACCTGTACGGCGGATGGGAACTCGCCACGGGGGGCTCGCCGTATCGGACGATCTGGGATCCGAAACCGCCCGGGATTCACGTACTCACTGGCGTACTCACCGTGATGGGTAGCTACGACAGGATCACTGTCTACTACCTGAGTGTCGGTGTCACCGGACTCTCTGCGTTCACGACAGTCGTCTTGACGATCGAGTTGGTTCGGGGCTGGACCGAATCGCTGCCCGCTGCCTTCTCTGCAGGTGTCGCCGTCGTCGCAGTCCCAGCGTTCTTCACGTTCTTCAGTGCAGGGCCGTACACGAAGTACTACACCGCTCTGTTCACTGTCGGTGCGGTCCTCGCCGTCGATCGGCGGCGGTACTTCCTCGCGGGAGCCGCCACCGTGTCTGCTCCGCTCTTCTGGCACTTCGCGGCCCCGATCGTCCCGGCCGTCGGGGCCGTGATCCTCGCTCGGTTCGTCTCCGGCGACCTCTCGACGAGAGAACTGGTTCGATCGTCGTCTGGAGCCGCCGTCGCGGGTGCTCTGACCGTTCTCCCGATCGTGCTTCAGGGTGCCGGCGTACACATGCTGAACCAAACGATCGTCGCTCCGCTGATCTACACTGGTGCGGAGACGACACCGTCTCTGTTGCCACTGCTGTCGGAGTACCGTGGGATCGAAGGTCTGCTACTGTTGTCTGTGGTCGGGTTCGTTCTGCTCGTCCGAAGCGGTGTCCGGTCTCGTGACGGTCCGAAGTTACTGATCGCCGTACTGTTCGTGTGGTACTCCGTCGTCGGAACACTGGTCGGGCAGATCTCGGGTCCCGACATCGTCTCCTTCGCCCCGATTGCAGCCGTTCCGATCGGCGTACTGATCGCTACGGTGTCGACGTTCGATCTCTCTGCCGGTCCCGTCGGTCCTCACCACGTTCTGACCGCAGCCGTTCTGTTGATTGCGGTCCCGGGATTCGTCGACATCGTGTTCCAGCCGTGGTACACCTACCGGCGTAGCGGACCGGCCAGTGAGTACCTCGCCGGTGAGTCTGTTCCCGGTTGTCACGTCAGACTGTCGGACATGGAGAAGTACTGGATCGAGAGATTCGGTGACGCCGGCGAGGAGTGTATCGGGGAGCTGAAACTCCCGTGA
- a CDS encoding OFA family MFS transporter → MSETASSGQDARIAARAKEELGFSRWWQVAAAAVMMGLVSPYQYVWSSIQSPLASSLEISPEAIGLVFTLFVIFQSGSQFPVGWYRDRHGPRRLTLLAGVLAGGGYLGLSVATEVWQLYLLYSLGAVGVGIVYTVAVNTALKWFPDRRGLTTGVGTMAFAGGSALVVPYVRANATAAGYPTVLQNLGVVIGLGILVGAVILRDPPSGWLDGLDVDGDGEQATETDDSSTDGEPAADGGATGDTRQFEWREMLGTWQFWVMYAMFVGVSAAGLMLTAQIVTFADALELDAVTATASATVLPVAGGVGRLVVGDLSDRIDRERAMAASFVLCGLGVVGTVAFARAGMAIPFVGAVIVATFFWSPQYTLFPSVVGDYYGREHSSANYALLYSGKMWGGVFGGAVVGWFVGVASWSVAFLVGGALAVLAGFAALLLRPPQ, encoded by the coding sequence ATGAGCGAGACGGCCTCGTCGGGCCAAGACGCACGCATCGCCGCCCGAGCGAAGGAGGAACTCGGGTTCTCGCGGTGGTGGCAGGTGGCCGCCGCCGCGGTGATGATGGGGCTGGTGAGTCCGTACCAGTACGTGTGGTCGTCGATCCAGTCGCCGCTCGCGAGTTCCCTAGAGATCTCGCCGGAGGCGATCGGACTGGTCTTCACGCTGTTCGTGATCTTCCAGTCCGGCTCCCAGTTCCCGGTGGGGTGGTACCGCGACCGCCACGGCCCGCGGCGACTCACGCTGTTGGCGGGCGTGCTGGCCGGCGGGGGCTACCTCGGCCTCTCCGTCGCCACCGAGGTGTGGCAACTCTACCTGCTGTACTCGCTGGGGGCCGTCGGGGTCGGGATCGTCTACACCGTCGCCGTCAACACGGCGCTGAAGTGGTTCCCGGACCGCCGGGGGCTGACGACCGGCGTCGGGACGATGGCGTTCGCCGGCGGCTCGGCGCTCGTGGTGCCGTACGTCCGCGCGAACGCCACCGCCGCGGGCTACCCGACCGTGCTCCAGAACCTCGGGGTCGTCATCGGCCTCGGCATCCTCGTCGGCGCGGTGATCCTCCGAGACCCACCCAGCGGCTGGCTCGACGGCCTCGACGTGGACGGCGACGGAGAGCAGGCGACGGAGACGGACGACTCGTCGACGGACGGAGAGCCGGCGGCGGACGGCGGCGCGACCGGGGACACGCGGCAGTTCGAGTGGCGCGAGATGCTCGGGACGTGGCAGTTCTGGGTGATGTACGCGATGTTCGTCGGCGTCTCCGCGGCGGGGTTGATGCTCACCGCCCAGATCGTCACCTTCGCGGACGCGTTGGAGCTGGACGCGGTGACGGCGACGGCCTCCGCGACGGTGCTGCCGGTCGCCGGCGGCGTGGGCCGGCTCGTCGTCGGGGACCTCTCGGACCGGATCGACCGCGAGCGGGCGATGGCGGCGTCGTTCGTCCTCTGTGGGTTGGGCGTCGTCGGGACGGTGGCGTTCGCCCGCGCCGGGATGGCGATCCCGTTCGTCGGCGCGGTGATCGTCGCGACGTTCTTCTGGTCGCCACAGTACACGCTGTTCCCCTCCGTCGTCGGAGACTACTACGGCCGCGAACACTCCTCGGCGAACTACGCGCTGTTGTACTCCGGGAAGATGTGGGGTGGCGTCTTCGGCGGCGCCGTGGTCGGCTGGTTCGTCGGCGTCGCCTCCTGGTCGGTCGCGTTCCTCGTCGGCGGCGCCCTCGCCGTCCTCGCCGGCTTCGCGGCGCTGCTGTTGCGCCCGCCGCAGTGA
- the dapA gene encoding 4-hydroxy-tetrahydrodipicolinate synthase, producing the protein MTDDTPTTDDTQTTDDTLSSIPRDARTDDYDTFAGVYPALPTPFDDGGAVDHDRLAQRARRLEAAGVDGVVPVGSTGESATLTHDEHVAVVETVVAAVDCPVIAGSGSNSTHEAVSLSERSVAAGADALLLISPYYNKPEMRGVAEHYRTVADSVDVPCIVYNVPSRTGSNLEPETVADLASHPQIRGYKAASGDVAQVSEVVERTREETFDVLSGDDALTLPVVSVGGTGTISVVGNVEPERTRAVVAAAMRGDLRTAREHHHDLAPLVRALFRETNPIPVTEAMAIREDGPARLRSPLTLGTEETRERLRDLLATLDETPRPESGVAEA; encoded by the coding sequence ATGACCGACGACACACCGACGACAGACGACACACAGACCACGGACGACACACTCAGTTCGATTCCGCGAGACGCACGGACGGACGACTACGACACCTTCGCGGGGGTGTACCCGGCACTCCCGACGCCGTTCGACGACGGGGGCGCCGTCGACCACGACCGTCTCGCCCAGCGGGCGCGTCGGCTCGAGGCTGCCGGAGTCGACGGCGTGGTACCGGTCGGCTCCACCGGCGAGTCGGCGACACTGACCCACGACGAACACGTCGCGGTCGTCGAGACGGTCGTGGCGGCCGTCGACTGCCCGGTGATCGCCGGGAGCGGCTCCAACTCGACGCACGAAGCCGTCTCGCTGTCGGAGCGTTCGGTCGCGGCCGGCGCGGACGCACTCCTCCTCATCTCGCCGTACTACAACAAGCCCGAGATGCGCGGAGTCGCGGAGCACTACCGGACCGTCGCAGACAGCGTCGACGTTCCCTGTATCGTCTACAACGTCCCCTCGCGGACGGGGTCGAACCTCGAGCCCGAGACCGTCGCCGACCTAGCGAGTCACCCGCAGATCCGCGGGTACAAGGCCGCCTCGGGCGACGTAGCGCAGGTCTCGGAGGTGGTCGAACGGACGCGCGAGGAGACGTTCGACGTGCTCTCGGGCGACGACGCACTCACGCTGCCGGTCGTCTCCGTCGGCGGGACGGGGACGATCAGCGTCGTCGGCAACGTCGAACCCGAGCGGACGCGAGCGGTCGTCGCCGCCGCGATGCGGGGCGACCTGCGGACGGCGCGCGAGCACCACCACGACCTCGCCCCGCTCGTGCGGGCGCTGTTCCGGGAGACGAACCCGATCCCGGTGACGGAGGCGATGGCGATCCGCGAGGACGGCCCGGCGCGACTCCGGTCGCCGCTGACGCTTGGGACCGAGGAGACACGCGAGCGGCTCCGTGACCTCCTCGCGACGCTGGACGAGACACCGCGACCCGAGTCGGGGGTGGCCGAGGCGTGA